The following coding sequences are from one Arthrobacter crystallopoietes window:
- a CDS encoding ABC transporter permease, whose translation MTEDHLPPRSTQPGSGQPGPTPSPGPASARETDAATPLLSLHVPLTPEQSAAKARKYGSLYFAEHWIRTMRGYGWTVAMTAVGTPLVYLYAMGVGLASLVDANTNATLDAGNGAVVSYLTFVAPALLATAGIMVASEENTYPVMSGFKWRRTYYGPNASPLGSHQLVNGHALGVSFRLLLTTGIYFAFLLLFEAVPGSTGWIMIFAAALGGMAFGLPLMAYAASIQEDRGQFAMVQRFIVMPLFLFSGTFFPLASMPWAVQWIGWVSPLWHSAELGRVLSYGYGEPAWLTITHVLYLAVLALAGWVFAQRVYERRLGK comes from the coding sequence TTGACTGAGGACCACCTCCCGCCAAGGTCCACACAGCCCGGGTCCGGCCAACCCGGGCCGACCCCGTCCCCGGGACCCGCCAGCGCCCGGGAGACAGACGCGGCCACGCCGCTGTTGTCCCTCCACGTTCCCCTGACCCCGGAGCAGTCCGCGGCGAAGGCGCGGAAATACGGCTCCCTCTACTTCGCCGAGCACTGGATCCGGACCATGCGCGGCTACGGCTGGACGGTCGCCATGACGGCCGTGGGCACGCCGCTGGTCTACCTCTATGCCATGGGCGTCGGCCTGGCCTCGCTGGTCGATGCCAACACCAATGCAACGCTCGACGCCGGCAACGGCGCCGTGGTTTCCTACCTCACCTTTGTGGCCCCGGCACTGCTGGCCACGGCCGGCATCATGGTGGCCAGCGAGGAGAACACCTATCCCGTAATGTCCGGCTTCAAATGGCGGCGGACCTACTACGGGCCCAACGCGTCCCCGCTGGGCAGCCACCAGCTGGTCAACGGCCACGCGCTGGGAGTTTCCTTCCGGCTGCTGCTGACCACCGGCATCTACTTCGCGTTCCTGCTCCTGTTCGAGGCAGTGCCCGGCTCCACCGGCTGGATCATGATCTTCGCGGCTGCCTTGGGCGGGATGGCTTTCGGGCTGCCGCTGATGGCCTATGCCGCCAGCATCCAGGAGGACCGCGGACAGTTTGCAATGGTCCAGCGGTTCATTGTCATGCCGCTGTTCCTGTTCTCCGGCACCTTCTTCCCGCTCGCCTCCATGCCTTGGGCCGTGCAGTGGATCGGCTGGGTTTCCCCGCTGTGGCATTCCGCCGAGCTGGGCCGGGTGCTCAGCTACGGCTACGGGGAGCCGGCCTGGCTGACCATCACCCACGTGCTCTATCTGGCGGTGCTGGCCCTCGCGGGCTGGGTCTTCGCGCAGCGCGTCTATGAACGGCGGCTGGGCAAATGA
- a CDS encoding ABC transporter permease, protein MSATAGSGHTSSGEQLQLLPSGRPFGSLYSGNVRAVVARGLKATWGSNWAIMASGFVEPVLFLIAMGIGLGSLVGTVEGPGGQEIGYIAYIAPALLAVSAMNGAVYDSTWNVFFKLNFAKLYQGMLYTSLGPLDVALGEITLALLRGALYATGFTAIMGVMGLITTPWALLMIPASVVIAFGFASFGMGITSFMKTFQQMDWINFLMLPMFLFSATFYPLSVYPQAIQWMIQALPLWHGVELLRQLSVGTFTAATGIHVLYYLVMIVLGLILTTARLRKLFLK, encoded by the coding sequence ATGAGCGCGACCGCCGGCAGCGGACACACTTCCTCCGGCGAGCAACTCCAGCTCCTGCCGTCCGGGCGCCCCTTCGGTTCCCTGTACTCGGGGAACGTTCGTGCCGTCGTCGCACGTGGCCTGAAGGCGACGTGGGGCAGCAACTGGGCCATCATGGCCAGCGGCTTTGTGGAGCCGGTGCTCTTTCTCATTGCCATGGGCATCGGGCTCGGCTCGCTGGTCGGCACCGTGGAAGGCCCCGGCGGCCAGGAGATCGGCTACATCGCCTACATCGCCCCGGCGCTGCTGGCCGTCTCGGCGATGAACGGCGCGGTATACGACTCCACCTGGAACGTGTTCTTCAAACTGAACTTCGCCAAGCTGTACCAGGGCATGCTCTACACCTCGCTGGGCCCGCTCGACGTGGCACTCGGCGAGATCACCCTGGCCCTGCTCCGCGGCGCGCTCTACGCCACCGGCTTCACGGCCATCATGGGGGTGATGGGGCTGATCACCACACCCTGGGCGCTGCTGATGATTCCGGCGTCGGTGGTCATCGCCTTCGGGTTCGCGTCCTTCGGGATGGGCATCACCAGCTTCATGAAGACCTTCCAGCAGATGGACTGGATCAACTTCCTCATGCTGCCGATGTTCCTGTTCAGCGCGACGTTTTACCCGCTGTCCGTGTACCCGCAGGCCATCCAGTGGATGATCCAGGCGCTGCCGCTCTGGCATGGCGTGGAACTGCTGCGCCAGCTCAGCGTCGGCACGTTCACCGCCGCGACCGGCATCCACGTGCTCTATTACCTGGTCATGATTGTGCTCGGCCTGATCCTGACCACCGCGAGGCTGCGGAAGCTGTTCCTGAAGTGA
- a CDS encoding VOC family protein yields the protein MIGTWQSLVIDCPDPDSLATFYEQLLGMIRIQHDEDGWISIGDGTGRPGIDFQKVEDYMPPQWPGSEHPQQMHVDVRVKDLDIGEELVLKLGATSMDSGTNTFRVYLDPAGHPFCLVLY from the coding sequence ATGATAGGCACATGGCAGTCGCTGGTCATAGATTGTCCGGATCCGGATTCCCTGGCCACGTTCTACGAGCAGTTGTTGGGCATGATCCGCATCCAGCACGACGAGGACGGCTGGATCAGCATCGGCGACGGCACGGGCCGCCCCGGCATCGATTTCCAGAAGGTGGAGGACTACATGCCGCCGCAGTGGCCCGGCAGCGAGCACCCGCAGCAGATGCATGTGGATGTGCGGGTCAAGGACCTGGACATCGGCGAGGAACTGGTCCTCAAACTCGGCGCGACCAGCATGGATTCAGGTACCAATACTTTCCGGGTCTATCTGGATCCGGCCGGCCATCCCTTCTGCCTGGTGCTCTATTGA
- a CDS encoding exodeoxyribonuclease III, whose amino-acid sequence MAVRQKLRIATVNVNGIRAAYKRGMEAWLAERDVDILCLQEVRAPDAIVRELLGDGWHILHAEAEAKGRAGVAIASRTAPVATRDHIGDDYFVTSGRWVEADFEIPSDGGTKTLTVVSAYVHSGQVDSPKQVDKYRFLDVMGNRLTELKTTKDYALVVGDLNVGHTTLDIKNWKGNVKKSGFLPEERAYFDRFFGDEHGWRDVHRSLAGEVAGPYTWWSWRGQAFDNDAGWRIDYHMATPELAAVASDAVVDRAETYDARFSDHAPLVVDYRF is encoded by the coding sequence ATCGCGGTTAGGCAAAAATTGCGGATCGCCACCGTCAATGTCAATGGCATCAGGGCCGCGTACAAGCGCGGCATGGAAGCCTGGCTGGCGGAGCGCGATGTGGACATTTTGTGCCTGCAGGAAGTCCGGGCACCTGACGCTATTGTGCGTGAACTGCTCGGGGACGGCTGGCACATCCTGCACGCCGAAGCCGAAGCGAAGGGCCGTGCCGGCGTCGCCATCGCCTCCCGCACCGCCCCGGTGGCCACGCGGGACCACATCGGCGACGACTACTTCGTTACCTCCGGCCGCTGGGTCGAAGCGGACTTCGAGATCCCGTCCGACGGCGGCACGAAGACTTTGACCGTGGTCAGCGCCTACGTCCATTCCGGCCAGGTGGATAGCCCGAAGCAGGTGGACAAGTACCGCTTCCTGGACGTCATGGGCAACCGCCTGACGGAGCTGAAGACCACCAAGGACTACGCGCTGGTGGTCGGTGACCTCAACGTCGGCCACACCACCCTGGACATCAAGAACTGGAAGGGCAACGTCAAGAAGTCCGGCTTCCTCCCGGAGGAACGGGCCTACTTCGACCGCTTCTTCGGCGACGAGCACGGCTGGCGGGACGTGCACCGTTCCCTCGCCGGCGAGGTCGCCGGTCCGTACACCTGGTGGTCGTGGCGGGGGCAGGCTTTCGATAACGACGCCGGTTGGCGCATCGATTACCACATGGCCACCCCGGAGCTCGCCGCCGTCGCGTCCGACGCCGTTGTTGACCGCGCCGAGACCTACGACGCGCGCTTCTCAGACCACGCACCCTTGGTAGTGGACTACCGCTTCTAG
- the trpS gene encoding tryptophan--tRNA ligase, translating into MTSTTQTTDDAETTKAAGSTSRKRLLSGMQPSADSLHLGNYLGALVNWVSMQDEYDSIFFVPDMHAITVDHDPAELATRTRVTVAQYIAGGIDIEKSTLFVQSHVPEHAELAWVLNCITGFGEASRMTQFKDKSQKSGAEHSSVGLFAYPVLMAADILLYRPYGVPVGEDQRQHLELARNLAQRFNHRFGETFVVPEAVIPREGAKIYDLQHPNAKMSKSADSPAGLINILDNPKTAAKKIKSAVTDDGTEIRFDRDTKPGVSNLLTIYSTLSGKSIDSIVADYQGKMYGHLKVDLAELVVERLAPIQSRAQELLDDPAELDRLLARGAEKARGIASATLADVYDKVGFLPAGARR; encoded by the coding sequence ATGACCAGCACAACCCAGACCACCGACGACGCCGAAACCACCAAGGCCGCCGGAAGCACGTCGCGAAAGCGGCTGCTCTCCGGCATGCAGCCCTCGGCGGATTCGCTCCACCTCGGGAACTACCTAGGCGCCCTGGTGAACTGGGTCAGCATGCAGGACGAATATGACTCCATCTTCTTCGTCCCGGACATGCACGCCATCACCGTGGACCATGACCCGGCCGAGCTCGCCACGCGCACCCGGGTGACCGTCGCGCAGTACATTGCCGGCGGGATCGACATCGAGAAGTCCACCCTCTTCGTCCAGTCCCATGTGCCCGAGCACGCCGAGCTGGCCTGGGTGCTGAACTGCATTACCGGCTTCGGCGAGGCCTCGCGGATGACCCAGTTCAAGGACAAGTCGCAGAAGTCGGGAGCCGAGCACTCCAGCGTGGGCCTGTTCGCCTACCCGGTCCTCATGGCCGCGGACATCCTGCTCTACCGTCCGTACGGCGTGCCGGTCGGCGAAGACCAGCGCCAGCACCTGGAACTGGCACGCAACCTGGCCCAGCGCTTCAATCACCGTTTCGGCGAGACCTTCGTGGTTCCTGAAGCGGTGATCCCGCGGGAGGGGGCGAAGATCTACGATCTGCAGCACCCGAACGCCAAGATGTCCAAGTCGGCCGATTCCCCGGCGGGCCTGATCAACATCCTGGACAACCCGAAGACCGCGGCCAAGAAGATCAAGTCCGCGGTGACCGACGACGGCACCGAGATCCGCTTCGACCGCGACACCAAGCCCGGCGTGTCCAACCTGCTGACCATTTACTCCACGCTCAGCGGCAAGAGCATCGACTCGATCGTCGCGGATTACCAGGGCAAGATGTACGGCCACCTGAAAGTGGATCTGGCGGAACTCGTGGTCGAGCGGCTCGCGCCCATCCAGTCCCGCGCCCAGGAATTGCTGGACGATCCGGCCGAGCTGGACCGGCTGCTCGCCCGCGGGGCCGAAAAGGCACGCGGAATCGCCTCGGCTACACTGGCCGATGTGTATGACAAGGTCGGTTTCCTGCCCGCAGGAGCACGGCGCTAG